One Halosegnis longus DNA window includes the following coding sequences:
- a CDS encoding NAD(P)/FAD-dependent oxidoreductase — MTDDIVVLGSGYAGTGAVKRLEAELDGEADLTWISDVDHHLVLHESHRVIRDPSVRDKITFDCESLKAPSTRFINERVDALDTDERTIELADGSTVDYDYVLVAFGSQTAFFGIDGLREHSLTLKSLDDALEIHDAVKDAAAEATTDDPAHVVVGGAGLSGIQSAGEIAQFRDRHRAPIEISLVEGLDNVFPNNDPVVQAKLTKLLEAADIDILTGEFIGEVDDETVYVGDDTELDYDVLLWTGGITGQDAAQTVDVEQDERSHRINSEHDFTTSDERVFAIGDAALIDQPGEENPAPPTAQAAWQAAEVAGLNLARTARGQPLETWQHEDKGTLISVGDDAVAHNVVGVNEVVETFGGLPAELLKKTVAARWINDVAGLGAAARAFPDM, encoded by the coding sequence ATGACCGACGATATCGTCGTACTCGGTTCTGGTTACGCCGGCACTGGTGCCGTGAAACGACTCGAAGCGGAACTCGACGGTGAGGCCGACCTCACCTGGATCTCTGACGTCGACCACCACCTCGTTCTCCACGAGTCTCACCGCGTCATCCGCGACCCGTCGGTGCGCGACAAGATCACCTTCGACTGCGAGTCGCTGAAGGCTCCCTCGACGCGGTTCATCAACGAGCGCGTCGACGCGCTCGACACCGACGAGCGAACCATCGAACTCGCCGACGGCTCGACGGTCGATTACGACTACGTGCTCGTCGCCTTCGGCTCCCAGACCGCCTTCTTCGGCATCGACGGGCTGCGCGAGCACTCGCTCACCCTGAAGAGTCTGGACGACGCCCTCGAAATCCACGACGCCGTCAAAGACGCCGCCGCCGAGGCCACGACCGACGACCCGGCACACGTCGTCGTCGGCGGGGCCGGCCTGTCGGGAATTCAGTCGGCCGGCGAAATCGCACAGTTCCGCGACCGCCACCGCGCCCCCATCGAAATCTCGCTCGTCGAGGGGCTGGACAACGTCTTCCCGAACAACGACCCGGTCGTGCAGGCGAAGCTGACGAAGCTGCTTGAGGCCGCCGACATCGACATCCTCACCGGCGAGTTCATCGGCGAGGTCGACGACGAGACCGTCTACGTCGGCGACGACACCGAACTCGACTACGACGTGCTCCTGTGGACCGGCGGTATCACCGGCCAGGACGCCGCCCAGACCGTCGACGTGGAGCAGGACGAGCGCAGCCACCGCATCAACTCCGAACACGACTTCACGACGAGCGACGAGCGCGTCTTCGCCATCGGCGACGCCGCGCTCATCGACCAGCCGGGCGAGGAGAATCCGGCCCCGCCGACCGCACAGGCGGCGTGGCAGGCCGCAGAGGTCGCCGGTCTGAACCTCGCGCGCACCGCCCGCGGCCAGCCGCTCGAAACCTGGCAACACGAGGACAAGGGGACGCTCATCTCAGTCGGTGACGACGCCGTCGCCCACAACGTCGTGGGCGTCAACGAGGTCGTCGAGACGTTCGGCGGCCTGCCGGCCGAACTCCTGAAGAAGACCGTCGCCGCTCGCTGGATCAACGACGTTGCCGGACTCGGGGCCGCCGCGCGCGCGTTCCCCGACATGTAA
- a CDS encoding Rrf2 family transcriptional regulator, with protein sequence MSSIELTPSQKKILEALINLHRETESAVKGEAIAEEVDRNPGTIRNQMQSLKALQLVEGVPGPKGGYKPTGTAFDALELQEMDQAADVPFQHNGKAIEGANVQEIDLTSVHHPELCRAEIRMQGSISDFHEGDSIVVGPTPLSKLRIDGTLDGKDDTNNSLILTIDEMRAPADGETPVK encoded by the coding sequence ATGTCATCAATCGAACTCACGCCCTCCCAGAAGAAGATTCTGGAGGCGCTCATCAACCTCCACCGCGAGACCGAGAGCGCGGTAAAGGGCGAAGCGATCGCCGAGGAGGTCGACCGGAACCCCGGGACGATTCGCAACCAGATGCAGAGTCTGAAGGCGCTCCAGCTGGTCGAGGGTGTCCCCGGCCCGAAGGGTGGCTACAAGCCGACTGGCACCGCGTTCGACGCGCTCGAACTCCAGGAGATGGACCAGGCCGCCGACGTGCCGTTCCAGCACAACGGCAAGGCCATCGAGGGGGCGAACGTTCAGGAGATTGACCTGACGAGCGTCCACCACCCCGAGCTGTGTCGCGCCGAGATTCGGATGCAAGGCTCCATCAGCGACTTCCACGAGGGCGACTCCATCGTCGTCGGTCCGACGCCGCTCTCGAAGCTCCGCATCGACGGCACGCTCGACGGGAAAGACGACACGAACAACAGTCTCATCCTCACCATCGACGAGATGCGCGCGCCCGCAGACGGCGAGACGCCGGTGAAATAG